CACGCACTTTAATGCCCGCTTTATCCGCATCGGGCGGAATAACTTGGCTCAATGCGGTGCTCTTGACGGCACTCTTCGGATCAAATTTTTCCACATCTTCTTTTGATGCCTGAACGAAATCACCGGTTTGTAAATCCACCAAACGCGGTTCGATAAACTTGTTATAAGTGTCTTTAATGACGGAAGCGTTATCTTCTTTCATCAAACCGGCAACGGTTAAAATATTGCGTTGAACGTCAAGTGCTTTTTGTTCATCTTGTTTTGCTTTAAGGGCGACAGCGGCACCGGAAACAATGATAGAACACACCAAACTTAGCAATACAACAACGGTAACTGTACCGCCAACGCTATCTTTATTAAACTTAGCCATTTGTTCTTGCTCTCCGACGTTTGATATTTGCTTGTACCACGATGTAGTCAAAAATCGGTGCGAATAAATTCGCAAATAAAATCGCTAACATCATGCCTTCCGGATAAGCCGGGTTCACGGTACGAATTAATACTGCCATCACGCCGATTAACGCACCGTACCACCATTTACCGGTGTTGGTGAAAGACGCGGAAACCGGATCGGTCGCCATAAACACCATACCTAACGCAAAACCACCTAAAACAAGGTGCCAATGCCAAGGCATCGAGAACATTGGGTTGGTATCAGAACCGATAAGATTGAATAAGGTTGAAGTTGCAATCATACCAATCATTACGCCGGCGATAATGCGCCATGCGGCAATGCGGGTGAATACGATAATTGCACCGCCGATTAAGATGGCGAGGGTCGAAACTTCACCCATCGAACCCGGAATATTACCGATAAATGCGTCCATCCAAGAAATCGGTTGACCGCTTACGGTATGTTGTAATGCGCTTTGGCCGCCTTGTGACCATTGTGAAAGTGCGGTTGCGCCGGAGAAACCGTCTGCTGCAGTCCACACCAAGTCACCGGAAATTTGTGCCGGATACGCAAAGAACAAGAATGCACGACCGGCAAGCGCAGGATTCATAAAGTTACGACCTACGCCACCAAAGATTTCTTTCGCGACCACGATACCAAAGGTGATACCGAATGCCGCTTGCCATAATGGCAATGTCGGCGGAACGATTAACGCGAAAAGAATAGTAGAAACGAACATCCCTTCATTTACTTCATGTCCACGCACAACGGAGAATAGTAGTTCCCAAATCGTACAAACGGTAAATACCACGATATAAATCGGCAGGAAGAAGATCGCACCTAATGCCATTTTGCTGCCCCAGCCTGCATTTAGGGTTAAATCTACCCCGAGGCTGTTAGCGAGCGCATAGTGCCAATCGCTTGCAATTAATTGCGCTAAATTGCCTAATTGGTTTAACGCAGGAATCGCTTGATTACCCACATTGTACATACCGTAGAAAATTGCCGGGAACAATGCAAGGAACACGGTGATCATCATACGTTTTGAGTCTAACGCATCACGAACGTGCGTGTTTTTGTGCGTTACCGTACCCGGTGTGTAAAGCAAGGTGTAAATCGATTCAAAGATCGGATAAAACTTGCTGTATTTACCTCCCGGTAAAAACGCGGGTTCCATTTTTTCAAAAAGATTTTTTAAACCCATTTTTAACCTTCCTTCTCGATCTTATCTAACACTTGACGCAAGATTGAACCATATTCGTATTTGCCCGGGCAAACGAATGAACAAAGCGCTAAGTCTTCTTCATCAAGTTCCAAGCAACCTAGTGCTTGTGCGCCATCGGTGTCACCCACGATTAAGTCACGTAACAATAATGTTGGTAAAATATCTAACGGCATCACGCGCTCATAGCTACCAATTGGCACCATTGCACGCTCACCGCCATTTTCTGCAGTGGTGAAATTGAATAATTTTTTACCGAAGTGACCTAATACGGTACGGGTAATCGAATATTTGCCCGCTTGCGGCGTGATCCAGCCTAAGAACTCCTTCTCGTTGCCTTCAGCAATAACGGAAACTTGCAATGCATAACGGCCTAAATAATCGTGAGGGCCTTTTGCCGTATTGCCGTAAAGCACAGAACCGGAAATCACACGATTTTCGCCCGCACTTAACTCATCTTTGGTTAATTGAGAAAGGTTTG
Above is a genomic segment from Aggregatibacter sp. HMT-949 containing:
- a CDS encoding NADH:ubiquinone reductase (Na(+)-transporting) subunit B yields the protein MGLKNLFEKMEPAFLPGGKYSKFYPIFESIYTLLYTPGTVTHKNTHVRDALDSKRMMITVFLALFPAIFYGMYNVGNQAIPALNQLGNLAQLIASDWHYALANSLGVDLTLNAGWGSKMALGAIFFLPIYIVVFTVCTIWELLFSVVRGHEVNEGMFVSTILFALIVPPTLPLWQAAFGITFGIVVAKEIFGGVGRNFMNPALAGRAFLFFAYPAQISGDLVWTAADGFSGATALSQWSQGGQSALQHTVSGQPISWMDAFIGNIPGSMGEVSTLAILIGGAIIVFTRIAAWRIIAGVMIGMIATSTLFNLIGSDTNPMFSMPWHWHLVLGGFALGMVFMATDPVSASFTNTGKWWYGALIGVMAVLIRTVNPAYPEGMMLAILFANLFAPIFDYIVVQANIKRRRARTNG